Proteins encoded by one window of Maliibacterium massiliense:
- a CDS encoding AbrB/MazE/SpoVT family DNA-binding domain-containing protein: MDTPQGKYVWTAKVGEKGQIVIPKEAREVFGIHPGDTVLLLGDVEQGIAIVNNNMFMQFAQAIFDAQRAKKPE; this comes from the coding sequence ATGGATACGCCGCAGGGAAAGTATGTCTGGACGGCAAAAGTGGGCGAAAAAGGACAGATTGTCATCCCCAAGGAAGCCCGGGAGGTCTTCGGCATTCATCCGGGGGATACCGTGCTGCTGCTTGGCGACGTTGAGCAGGGCATTGCAATCGTCAACAACAATATGTTTATGCAGTTTGCCCAGGCGATCTTTGATGCCCAGCGCGCGAAAAAGCCTGAGTAG
- a CDS encoding sugar ABC transporter substrate-binding protein gives MKKSTLKFWTLALSFLLVFALVLTGCSAKEAAPSTSTSASAGTSASAGTEKKDYTIGAVIKDFANPYCVEAMYGIEDAIEEYNKEHGTNHKVTMVNGNNDAQKELSNMEDMITSKVDGVILLARDPQASEATMNVALAAKTPIVIIDSYINNYEKADATIFSDNFEIGKLEMKKLAEAVDGKGKLIAFIDSTNANSRLRSDGMEEELKNWPDIELVHTEDGVSGVDKGLEVFTNLMQAYPDVDLVWTMSDSLSQGITAAVSGSSLEGKVKVGGVNGSRIACGLIREGKQFGSAAQFPYEMGVQGVNTIIDILDGNPPKEKTVMLDGEWVTKENVDEFEKRTYGEVGSASSSTGK, from the coding sequence ATGAAGAAGAGCACACTGAAATTCTGGACCCTTGCCCTGTCGTTCCTTCTGGTCTTCGCCCTGGTGCTGACCGGCTGCTCTGCCAAGGAAGCGGCGCCCAGCACGAGCACCAGCGCCAGTGCGGGCACCTCCGCCAGTGCGGGCACGGAAAAGAAGGACTATACCATCGGCGCCGTCATCAAGGACTTCGCCAACCCCTACTGCGTCGAGGCCATGTACGGCATTGAGGACGCCATTGAGGAATATAACAAGGAGCACGGCACCAACCATAAGGTGACCATGGTCAACGGCAACAACGACGCGCAGAAAGAGCTCTCCAACATGGAGGATATGATCACCTCCAAGGTGGATGGCGTCATCCTGCTGGCCCGCGACCCGCAGGCTTCCGAGGCGACGATGAACGTGGCGCTTGCCGCCAAAACCCCTATCGTCATCATCGACTCCTACATCAACAACTACGAGAAGGCCGACGCGACCATTTTCTCGGATAACTTCGAGATCGGCAAACTGGAGATGAAAAAGCTGGCTGAGGCCGTCGATGGCAAGGGCAAGCTGATCGCCTTCATTGACTCCACCAACGCCAACTCCCGCCTGCGTTCCGACGGCATGGAGGAAGAGCTGAAAAACTGGCCCGACATCGAGCTTGTCCACACTGAGGACGGCGTTTCGGGCGTTGACAAGGGCCTGGAGGTCTTCACCAACCTGATGCAGGCGTATCCCGATGTGGATCTCGTCTGGACCATGAGCGACTCCCTGTCCCAGGGCATCACCGCGGCCGTCTCCGGCTCCTCGCTGGAGGGCAAGGTGAAGGTTGGCGGCGTGAACGGTTCGCGCATCGCCTGCGGCCTGATCCGCGAAGGCAAACAGTTCGGCTCCGCCGCACAGTTCCCCTATGAGATGGGCGTGCAGGGCGTCAACACCATCATCGATATTCTGGATGGCAACCCGCCCAAGGAAAAGACCGTCATGCTCGATGGCGAGTGGGTCACCAAGGAAAACGTTGACGAGTTTGAGAAACGCACCTACGGCGAAGTTGGCAGCGCCTCCTCTTCCACCGGCAAATAA
- a CDS encoding helix-turn-helix domain-containing protein yields MISDKDMTLLRDTFAFWKRLGTQQQKQLDDAVISVRFANGQRMPAGDEACAGLVLVKNGRLRTCIRTDSGKELTMYRVSTRDTAVLWPICKLRGVEFAVEVVCERETELLLLPQRACEALKVEAPALVETMRQLEASRFADFSWVLEQAIFANLDAQLAKALLEQGAIEGADLVHITQDSLAKQLDVSPEALMRMMEYLQQEGMISLFVGGVILKDRARLQALRDALPA; encoded by the coding sequence GTGATTTCGGATAAAGACATGACGCTTTTACGCGATACCTTTGCCTTCTGGAAGCGGCTGGGTACCCAGCAGCAGAAGCAGCTTGACGACGCGGTGATATCCGTGCGCTTTGCCAACGGGCAGCGGATGCCTGCGGGCGACGAGGCGTGCGCGGGGCTGGTGCTGGTAAAAAACGGACGGCTGCGCACCTGCATTCGGACGGATTCCGGCAAGGAGCTGACGATGTACCGAGTATCCACGCGCGATACGGCGGTGCTGTGGCCGATCTGCAAGCTGCGGGGCGTGGAATTTGCGGTGGAAGTGGTCTGTGAACGAGAGACCGAGCTGCTACTGCTTCCCCAGCGCGCCTGCGAGGCGCTGAAGGTGGAGGCGCCCGCGTTGGTGGAGACCATGCGCCAGCTGGAGGCATCCCGCTTTGCGGATTTCTCTTGGGTACTGGAGCAGGCGATTTTTGCCAATTTAGACGCGCAGCTGGCCAAGGCACTGCTGGAGCAGGGGGCCATTGAGGGCGCGGATCTGGTGCACATCACGCAAGATTCGCTGGCAAAGCAGCTGGACGTCAGTCCGGAAGCGCTGATGCGCATGATGGAGTATCTGCAGCAGGAGGGAATGATTTCGCTCTTTGTAGGGGGCGTCATCCTCAAGGACCGCGCGCGGTTACAGGCACTGCGCGATGCGCTGCCTGCGTAA